A stretch of Zymoseptoria tritici IPO323 chromosome 1, whole genome shotgun sequence DNA encodes these proteins:
- a CDS encoding sugar transporter (Sugar transporter), with translation MARKYLGGSGDALTVWISIAASTVLIFYGYDQDNHPRVFGNVIISEDFLETFGHPSANTQGTMTSIYNIGCFIGAMSTILTGDYLGRPRQILVGSTVIAIGAIIQTASYGVPQMMVGRVVAGLGTGMNTSTAGVWQAETSRMSSRGKLVIIQMANCITGFSISNWLTLGFSFAPRDVAWRFPLAFQIFFTLCIYAMCPFLPDSPRLLIRKGKFEEATEVIAALQGNGATPDSSSVRAQFDIIKDVLDKEHLNTYTWWQLISGRGPAGVLRRMILGAAMQCMNQSIHTHSLFNNYMSYIFINALGISPLLSRVLAACGSVDYLIFACLAYFVIERFGRRKVMMSSAAACSICWVCIAIAQGLEEKGGNSYVLGSVAVAFFFAFFASFGMGVLGVPWLYPTEINALEMRTKGASLAMATNWICNYAVVQATLPGIENLGYKFWIVWAVICAAFIPVTYLFYPETANRSLEDIDRFFASGPGVVVCRNKLATQLNRPQIYYEEDEKFEQAAEKDGRQKSLEKGDGSVMVEKVAI, from the exons ATGGCTCGAAAGTACCTTGGCGGAAGCGGTGATGCACTTACTGTTTGGATCTCGAT TGCTGCATCCACCGTTCTCATCTTCTACGGCTACGATCAAGATAA CCACCCACGCGTTTTCGGCAACGTGATCATCAGTGAGGACTTCCTCGAGACCTTCGGCCACCCGTCTGCCAATACTCAGGGTACCATGACATCTATATATAACATAG GGTGCTTCATCGGTGCCATGAGCACTATCTTGACCGGTGACTACCTTGGTCGTCCTCGGCAGATCCTTGTCGGCAGCACGGTCATTGCGATCGGAGCCATCATTCAAACTGCCAGTTATGGTGTTCCTCAGATGATGGTTGGTCGAGTTGTCGCTGGTCTTGGAACGGGAATGAATACCTCTACAGCAGGCGTCT GGCAAGCGGAAACCAGCAGGATGAGCTCTAGAG GAAAGCTGGTCATCATTCAAATGGCAAACTGCATCACGGGCTTCTCGATCTCCAACTGGCTCACTCTGGGGTTCTCCTTTGCTCCACGCGATGTGGCATGGAGGTTCCCGCTGGCCTTCCAGATCTTCTTCACCCTATGCATCTATGCAATGTGTCCGTTCCTTCCCGATAGCCCTCGCTTGCTAATCAGGAAAGGAAAGTTCGAGGAGGCTACTGAG GTCATAGCCGCTTTGCAAGGCAATGGAGCCACTCCGGACTCTTCTTCGGTCCGAGCCCAGTTCGACATTATCAAAGACGTTCTCGACAAGGAACATCTCAACACCTACACCTGGTGGCAACTCATATCTGGGCGAGGACCCGCCGGTGTCCTTCGGAGAATGATTCTCGGTGCAGCAATGCAATGCATGAATCAA AGTATTCACACTCATAGCCTTTTCAACAACTACATGAGTTACATCTTCATCAACGCCTTGGGCATCTCTCCGCTCCTCTCGCGAGTCCTCGCAGCCTGCGGCTCAGTCGACTACCTGATCTTCGCATGCCTAGCCTACTTCGTCATCGAACGCTTTGGACGGCGCAAGGTCATGATGAGTAGCGCAGCTGCGTGCTCCATCTGCTGGGTTTGCATTGCCATAGCACAAGGCctggaggagaagggcgGCAACAGCTACGTCCTCGGCTCCGTGGCTGTTGCTTTCTTCTTCGCATTCTTTGCTTCCTTCGGTATGGGCGTCTTGGGCGTTCCATGGCTGTATCCCACCGAGATCAACGCCTTGGAAATGCGCACCAAAGGCGCCAGTCTAGCCATGGCGACCAATTGGATCTGCAACTACGCCGTTGTCCAAGCTACACTTCCAGGCATTGAGAATCTGGGTTACAAATTCTGGATCGTGTGGGCGGTCATCTGTGCTGCGTTCATTCCAGTCACATACCTCTTCTATCCCGAAACAGCGAACAGGTCTCTCGAGGACATCGATCGATTCTTTGCATCGGGACCCGGTGTCGTTGTTTGCAGGAATAAGCTGGCGACGCAGTTGAATCGGCCGCAGATATActacgaggaagatgagaagTTTGAGCAGGCTGCTGAGAAGGATGGCCGACAGAAGAGCCTTGAGAAGGGAGATGGCAGCgtgatggtggagaaggtCGCCATCTGA
- the SDG2425 gene encoding uncharacterized protein yields MASPFDVDVLARDIGQRIASQLPSILRQLLAEHNDFSTSGDLQLECNLLNGQLGSAIRPQTLKLASINIAEVVNCATPSANGDHSGTPVDDTLPSTTSDRPPSAQAGASAESPGTPLESSGANSPARSLRPRSTSTPHADEDTRPAKRRATGGLRIGGADQPREQYGAVTRRLESDSRVFPQRKKRLPDNPHLQPSTLDKFINGIWENIYSGSKLDPAEVIEQWQAIESSGQPRLLMDAESQLATHNDALIQGSFGRMNVLTRKISQTSRTCRSLEVIVQAHWTQVFDERVRELSAGTTKEKAKKTAISEACIDFGWTEKELRNKMAIWRGYNDIMQAAGWAALCFAGMGLYRFCKYRVSFTEETFQTLRSLRHRFEVAADTLHPRWRSLLAIVDAPIQRKYTGHPHDWVVCGPADQAIPLPVTYHKWDLNFHYTHLDESCIDEDAWGLFDPRTVSPRGELTSMKCPTCSSSQSDDPRQNSCTCFPNLYGHNKAGFIPVQVYQTPNGKNNGLLACCAFERGAAVGEFVGQVTSGLANMDVMVGQTDRASYQIWQGKMGNHTRFVNHSCNPNSQFERFVWMGTQREFSTSV; encoded by the exons ATGGCTTCTCCCTTCGACGTCGATGTGCTCGCACGGGATATCGGGCAAAGGATTGCTTCCCAACTACCTTCAATCCTGAGGCAACTTCTGGCGGAACACAACGATTTCAGTACGAGTGGCGATTTGCAGCTGGAATGCAACCTGTTGAACGGCCAGTTGGGTTCTGCCATACGACCTCAAACGTTGAAGCTGGCTTCAATCAACATCGCAGAAGTGGTGAATTGTGCAACACCCAGCGCGAATGGCGATCACTCGGGCACACCGGTCGACGACACTCTCCCGTCTACTACTTCAGATCGACCTCCGAGCGCTCAGGCGGGCGCTTCAGCAGAATCGCCGGGTACACCGCTAGAAAGCAGTGGAGCCAACTCACCGGCAAGGTCTCTGCGGCCTAGATCTACAAGTACGCCTCATGCCGATGAGGACACCAGGCCTGCGAAGCGTCGTGCGACTGGTGGGCTTCGGATCGGAGGTGCGGATCAGCCACGAGAGCAGTACGGTGCAGTCACAAGACGTCTTGAGAGCGATAGCAGGGTCTTTCCGCAGCGGAAGAAGCGACTGCCTGACAACCCGCATCTGCAGCCAAGCACT CTCGACAAATTCATCAATGGAATCTGGGAGAACATCTATTCCGGGTCGAAATTGGACCCAGCTGAAGTCATCGAGCAATGGCAAGCGATAGAGTCCAGTGGACAGCCCCGACTGCTTATGGATGCGGAATCCCAGCTTGCCACGCACAACGATGCTCTGATCCagggctcgttcggtcggaTGAACGTACTAACGAGGAAGATCAGCCAGACTAGTCGCACCTGTCGATCTTTAGAGGTCATCGTCCAAGCGCACTGGACACAAGTGTTCGACGAACGTGTGCGGGAGCTGAGCGCTGGCACCACGAAAGAAAAGGCCAAGAAGACAGCCATCTCTGAGGCGTGCATAGATTTCGGCTGGACCGAGAAAGAATTGCGCAATAAGATGGCCATCTGGCGTGGTTACAACGACATTATGCAAGCCGCTGGATGGGCCGCGCTTTGCTTCGCTGGCATGGGCCTCTACCGATTTTGCAAGTATAGAGTATCGTTCACCGAGGAGACTTTTCAGACTTTACGTTCGTTACGGCATAGATTCGAAGTCGCTGCTGATACACTGCATCCGCGCTGGCGATCACTACTCGCTATCGTCGATGCGCCCATACAGCGGAAATACACCG GCCACCCACACGACTGGGTCGTCTGCGGGCCCGCCGATCAAGCAATTCCTCTTCCCGTCACCTACCACAAATGGGACCTCAACTTTCACTACACCCACCTCGACGAATCCTGcatcgacgaagacgccTGGGGCCTCTTCGACCCTCGTACCGTCTCGCCGCGTGGCGAGCTAACATCCATGAAATGTCCcacctgctcctcctcccaatcTGACGACCCACGGCAAAACAGCTGCACCTGCTTTCCCAACCTCTACGGACACAACAAAGCCGGCTTCATTCCCGTGCAAGTCTACCAAACGCCCAACGGCAAGAACAATGGCCTGTTGGCGTGCTGTGCGTTTGAGAGGGGCGCCGCGGTGGGCGAGTTTGTCGGTCAGGTCACGAGTGGATTGGCGAACATGGATGTCATGGTCGGTCAGACGGATCGGGCTTCGTATCAGATTTGGCAGGGCAAGATGGGGAACCATACGAGATTCGTGAATCATTCTTGTAATCCGAATAGTCAATTTGAGCGATTCGTGTGGATGGGGACGCAGCGTGAGTTTTCAACGAgcgtctaa